The Microcystis panniformis FACHB-1757 region AAAGTTTTAAAATAGCTGGTCCACTAACTCCCCAATGGGTAATTAATAAAGGTCCAATTTGTTCTAATTTACTTCCCCCAAGACGAACTCGCACTTTATCCACAGTAACCCCTAACAAATCTTGCAGACGAGGATCGGCAATTTGAAAGGTAAATAAAGAAGGGACAGGAGAGACTAGAGAATGACCTAAATCTTGAGCGGTGAGATAACCAAAAGGACTACTTCCCGTAGCAATTAAAAGCTTATCTGCCCTAATTTGCTCATCTCTTTTTAATTCAATTAAAAAACTTTCTTCCTGTTTTTTTACCGATTTAACTGGGGAATTTAGCCTTAAATTAATCCCAGCAAAAGTCGCACTTTCCCGCAGACAATTAACAATAGTTTCAGAATTATCGGTGCTGGGAAACATTCGCCCATCCACTTCTGTTTTGAGTTTTACCCCCCGCAATTCAAACCATTTAATAGTATCTTGGGGTTGAAACCGACTAAAAGCTCCCCGTAGTGCTTTGCCACCGCGAGGATAATAATTAACCAATTGGGAAACGTCAAAACAATGATGGGTGACATTACAGCGTCCCCCTCCCGAAATCCGCACTTTCGCCAGAGGTTCTTTTGCCGCTTCTAGGATAGTAACGCCAGCTTTTGGGTTAGATTCTGCCGCTTTAATTGCGCCAAAAAATCCCGCTGCCCCGCCACCAATTACGACTATTTGAGTCATATAAGTAAGTGGTTATAATTAAATTGAAGATAGATTTTGTCTTTGATCCCCCCTGCCCCCCTTGATAAGGGGGTGTCGATCCCCCCTTAATCCCCCCTTGATAAGGGGGGTGCCGATCCCCCCTTAATCCCCCCTTGATAAGGGGAGTGTCTGATAATTTTTAACGCCTACATACTTATCAAGAAAAAAGTTAAGTTTAAACCGCCAAAAATCGCTGAATGACTTCTTGACTTAATTCGCTTGTGAAACCGGAAGCAACAATTCCCCCTTTCTGCATGGCGTAATATCGATCAGCTTGGCGGACAAAATGCAGGTGTTGTTCTACTAATAAAACGGCGATTCCTTTGCTGGCAACAATACGCCGCACAGCTGCTTCAATTTCGAGAATAATTGACGGTTGAATTCCCTCCGTGGGTTCATCTAAAATCAATACTTTTGGTTCCCCCACTAAGGCGCGAGCGATGGCTAATTGCTGTTGTTGTCCCCCGCTTAAATCCCCTCCCATCCGCGATAACATGGTTTTTAAATCGGGAAATAAATCAAAGATTTCTTCGGGAATTGTGGCATTTTTTCTTTTTGTGGGTAAAGCTTCCAAACCGAGAATTAAATTCTCTTTTACCGTTAAACGGGGAATAATATCCCTACCCTGCGGCACATAACCCAGTCCTAATCTGGCTCTTTGATCTGAGGTTTTATTAATCAGGTTTTGTTGCTCATAATTAATTGTTCCCGCTCGCGGTTTTAAGATACCCATCAAGGTTTTTAATAGGGTAGTTTTACCCACGCCATTACGTCCGATTAAACAGACCATTTCTCCCGCATTAATGTTAAGATCAACATCTCTTAAAATATGACTTTCTCCGTAGTAAACATTGAGATCAGATATGTGTAACATTGTCAACCCTTTTTAACTAATTTTAATCGTTTGATTCTTTATTCTTCCGAGGAACCTAGATAAACTTCAATAACTTTCGGATCATTTTGAATTTGCTCCATATTCCCCTCACAGAGA contains the following coding sequences:
- a CDS encoding NAD(P)/FAD-dependent oxidoreductase, with the protein product MTQIVVIGGGAAGFFGAIKAAESNPKAGVTILEAAKEPLAKVRISGGGRCNVTHHCFDVSQLVNYYPRGGKALRGAFSRFQPQDTIKWFELRGVKLKTEVDGRMFPSTDNSETIVNCLRESATFAGINLRLNSPVKSVKKQEESFLIELKRDEQIRADKLLIATGSSPFGYLTAQDLGHSLVSPVPSLFTFQIADPRLQDLLGVTVDKVRVRLGGSKLEQIGPLLITHWGVSGPAILKLSAWGARVLHEHHYRMPLIINWLGDYHPEKLREIILQTKSEYPKRKLFNYCPFEQLPKRIWQSLLSYLTVNSETPWAELSKNTLNRLMIELQQGEYQIKGKGVFKEEFVTAGGVNLQEVDFKTMESKICPGLYFAGEVLDIDAVTGGFNFQSAWTTGYLAGQAMGNRRV
- the urtE gene encoding urea ABC transporter ATP-binding subunit UrtE — its product is MLHISDLNVYYGESHILRDVDLNINAGEMVCLIGRNGVGKTTLLKTLMGILKPRAGTINYEQQNLINKTSDQRARLGLGYVPQGRDIIPRLTVKENLILGLEALPTKRKNATIPEEIFDLFPDLKTMLSRMGGDLSGGQQQQLAIARALVGEPKVLILDEPTEGIQPSIILEIEAAVRRIVASKGIAVLLVEQHLHFVRQADRYYAMQKGGIVASGFTSELSQEVIQRFLAV